In Leifsonia sp. PS1209, the genomic stretch CGCTGTCCATCTCGGTCACCAGCAGGATGTCGTAGCCCAGCTCTCTGGCGGTGTCGGAGACGGGGAGGATGTACTCCAGCATCGCCGGGGCGAACTCGTCGGCGTGGAACTGGGTGAGCAGGCCGATGACCATCGTCTGAGAGGTGGCGAGGGCGCGTGCACCGGCGTTGACGATGAAACCGAGGGCGTTGATGGCGTCGTCGATGCGCTGCCTGGTCTTCGGCGAGATCGAGCGCTTGCCGGACAGCGCGTAGGAGACGGTGCTCGTGGAGACCCCGGCGGCCCTGGCCACGTCGGTGATCGTGACAGCCATCGTTCGCCTCCTTCGCTTCATCGAGAAGTGGGTTCGTTTCGGGATGTGTCGAACCGCTTCGACGAAGATAACTCAGAACGACGAAGCGCACAAGTCGAACCGCTTCGATTCTGCGAAAAAGAGGTGTCCAGCGCCCCTCGGAGGCGTGGATCGAGGGCAGAGCGGCCCGATTCCGGGCTGCTCACCGCGCCTGGTGAACCGGTTCGACTCGCAACGGCCCAGGCCCGGGAGGCGCGTCAGGACAGCGCGCGCGTGCTCCCACGGTCGACGAATCCCGGCTCGATCAGCCGCACCTGCGGCTTCTCCGCCCGCTCAGGGTCGGCGATGCGCTCGATCAGCCGGGTCACTGCCCACTCGCCCAGCGCCTCCGGCCGGGTGTCCACGGCGGTATACGGCAGCGAGAAGGCCGTGCCGAACTCCGCGGAGAACATCCCGACCACCGAGAGGTCGTCCGGCACCGTGAGGCCGCGGGCGTGCAGCAGCGACGGGAGCGCCGCGATCGTGGCGTCGTTGTGGACGATGAGGGCCGTCGCGTCGGTGTACGTGTCCAGCGCCGCGTGCATCGCCTCGCTGAGGGCGGGCTGCCTGGACTCGCCCTCGAGGACGTGCAGCTGGATGCCGTGGCGGGCTGCCCGTTCGGCCGCCGCATCCCGGAACCGCCAGGCGTACGACCCTCCGCGCTCGAACACGTGCCTGGGCGGCGTGACGAGCAGGATCGCGCGGTGCCCGAGGGCGGCGAGATGGTCGACGGCGCTGCGCGCAGCCTCCCCGAAGTCGAGGTCGACCGCGTCGAACCCGTCCGCGTTCTTCGCGTAGCCGATCAGGGCGGCCGGCTGCCTGGTCTGCCGGAGCGGGTCCAGCCGGGGGTCGTCGTACGTGACGTCGAGCAGCACGACGCCGTCGACCATCGCCGACGACGTGGTGCGCCTGATCGCCGCATCCACGTCGGGGTCGGTGACCATCAGCAGGTCGAAGCCGTGCGTCCGCGCCGTGGTCGAGACCGGGAGCACGTACTGCAGCATCGCCGGGGCGAACTCGTCCTCCTGGAACTGCAGGAACATCCCGAGCACGTTCGTCTGCGAGAGGGCGAGCGCCCGGGCCCCGGCGTTCGGGGTGAAGTCGAGTTCGACGATCGCCCGCTGGATGCGCTCGCGCGTCTCCTCGGAGATGGCGCGCTTGCCGGACAGCGCGTAGGAGACGGTGCTCGGCGTGACGCCTGCCACGCGCGCCACATCCCGGATCGTCGCCGCCATGCGCCCTCCCACTGTGTGACCTCAATCTTCACACAGCGGCCGCCTCAGTCGACAGCGGGCCCGGCGGAGACCGTGATCGCTTCGCGTAGGGCGGCGACGGCTGCCCCGC encodes the following:
- a CDS encoding LacI family DNA-binding transcriptional regulator → MAATIRDVARVAGVTPSTVSYALSGKRAISEETRERIQRAIVELDFTPNAGARALALSQTNVLGMFLQFQEDEFAPAMLQYVLPVSTTARTHGFDLLMVTDPDVDAAIRRTTSSAMVDGVVLLDVTYDDPRLDPLRQTRQPAALIGYAKNADGFDAVDLDFGEAARSAVDHLAALGHRAILLVTPPRHVFERGGSYAWRFRDAAAERAARHGIQLHVLEGESRQPALSEAMHAALDTYTDATALIVHNDATIAALPSLLHARGLTVPDDLSVVGMFSAEFGTAFSLPYTAVDTRPEALGEWAVTRLIERIADPERAEKPQVRLIEPGFVDRGSTRALS